In the Alteromonas sp. M12 genome, one interval contains:
- a CDS encoding DUF922 domain-containing protein produces the protein MFLAGIKRVSCGFLLFTSLNAFSEVVLTEKFEHYSIAPTTRQQIKIELRANSPVVKENQLFHGRTQWQLTPVFGLQTSGNLCRLVGIKVYLEGLYTMPEMSNRKTAAESLKQTFDDYYTALLDHEKGHQAIWIEAGESIERKLKSMPPHFQCNQLKSQASKQVAKLVKFYQLQNKQYDQDTGHGKTQGVFISAK, from the coding sequence ATGTTTTTAGCTGGAATAAAGCGCGTGAGTTGCGGCTTCTTGCTGTTTACAAGCTTAAATGCTTTTTCTGAGGTTGTGTTAACTGAAAAGTTCGAACACTATTCCATTGCCCCCACGACTCGACAGCAAATAAAAATTGAATTGCGCGCAAACTCCCCCGTAGTGAAAGAAAATCAACTATTTCACGGTCGCACTCAATGGCAGTTAACACCGGTTTTTGGATTACAAACTAGCGGCAACCTATGTCGACTTGTAGGCATCAAAGTGTATTTAGAGGGGCTTTATACCATGCCCGAAATGTCTAACAGAAAAACTGCAGCAGAAAGCTTAAAACAAACCTTTGACGATTATTACACCGCTTTATTGGATCACGAAAAAGGCCATCAGGCTATTTGGATTGAAGCAGGTGAAAGCATTGAACGAAAACTAAAAAGCATGCCTCCCCATTTTCAATGCAACCAATTAAAATCCCAAGCCAGCAAACAAGTCGCCAAACTCGTAAAATTCTACCAACTACAGAATAAACAATACGACCAAGACACCGGACACGGCAAAACCCAAGGTGTGTTTATTTCGGCAAAATAA
- a CDS encoding helix-turn-helix domain-containing protein — MHHMAILVTDNFPVFELGCALEVFSLPRQEISPWYKCDVISFDGKLLTSSTGLLMQVNEVTELLHYDILLIPGWDTDSRKIKLALAEQIVAFHSLNKRIITFCSGAFLPAQLGLLNHCKATTHWRYAELFKQRFPMVEYVDNVLYTQQDNVYCAAGSAAGLDLSLEIVRQDYGHEVANIVARRLVISPHRAGGQAQFVETPMPQKHHRFAKTLQWSIKMLNTISKVDDLARHANMSRRSFDRHFKASVGMPPKEWLNQQRIRLAKELLEHDRLSMDELASRVGFDNTVTLRFNFHKFVGISPSEYQQQFYQG, encoded by the coding sequence ATGCATCATATGGCGATTTTAGTCACCGACAATTTTCCGGTGTTTGAATTAGGTTGTGCACTGGAAGTGTTTAGTTTGCCTAGACAAGAAATATCGCCATGGTACAAATGCGATGTTATAAGTTTTGACGGCAAACTGCTAACTTCTTCTACCGGATTGTTGATGCAGGTCAACGAAGTAACTGAATTACTGCATTACGACATTTTGTTGATTCCTGGTTGGGATACCGATTCCCGCAAAATTAAATTGGCACTGGCAGAACAAATAGTAGCATTCCACAGTTTAAATAAACGCATAATTACATTTTGTTCTGGTGCTTTTTTGCCAGCACAATTGGGTTTGCTTAATCATTGTAAAGCCACCACTCATTGGCGTTATGCTGAACTTTTTAAACAACGATTTCCTATGGTTGAGTATGTGGATAACGTACTTTATACCCAGCAAGATAATGTCTACTGCGCGGCAGGAAGTGCTGCCGGATTAGATTTATCGTTAGAAATTGTGCGCCAAGACTATGGACATGAGGTAGCCAATATAGTGGCTAGACGACTGGTTATCTCTCCTCATCGAGCTGGTGGGCAGGCACAATTTGTTGAAACTCCGATGCCGCAAAAACACCACAGGTTTGCGAAAACCTTACAGTGGTCAATTAAAATGTTAAATACTATTTCTAAAGTAGATGATTTAGCGCGACATGCAAATATGTCCCGTCGCAGCTTTGATCGTCATTTTAAAGCGTCTGTAGGAATGCCGCCAAAAGAATGGTTAAATCAACAGCGAATCAGATTAGCTAAAGAATTATTGGAGCATGATCGTCTATCCATGGATGAACTTGCTTCTCGAGTTGGGTTTGATAATACCGTTACTTTAAGATTCAACTTCCATAAATTTGTTGGTATTTCCCCAAGCGAGTACCAACAACAGTTTTATCAAGGTTAG
- a CDS encoding DUF262 domain-containing protein, with amino-acid sequence MANFIETEMLPISKYLATSKILKVPEFQRSYAWSEDEVSQLWDDVVEAIENNKNEYFIGPIVVKNNKESLEVIDGQQRLTTSLILISIIRRVFRFSGDNERADWFRNEFFGKQDVVTLKTSEKFFMNEENNETFRSFVIADSTKENIKNEQKKYLKKNSNYLLLQSILTLWELVENHIGSKNEKLLELHNFLYEKVKVLVLTVQDEADAYVIFETLNDRGKTLDTMDLLKNHLFSKSKSYLPEVKEKWSIVKEKLFEIDPKNRFLSHFWSSKYGRSSKTGLFRIIRDQIDSSANAVKFATELASSARVYAALQNPESSYWDSHEKKTKKHILVLRLLDSQQSLPVLMAASGKFDAKEFQKLAWIMVVMAVRYNLICEGRTGVSSNYYSEIPRKINSGDYQKASHVFKHLKSIYPSDDEFKNSFLSKSLSDTKRARYLLIEIENHASGEEKVVNSDPEKVNLEHVMPKKINQNWNESYTGVNSDERSYYVNLLGNMALVSKEKNKRVGAKGFEEKKSELFSTQEEFKFTKSIADVCVWNKESIEDRQLKLADAAVNVWKIEMA; translated from the coding sequence ATGGCTAATTTTATCGAAACAGAGATGTTGCCGATTAGTAAATATCTTGCAACGTCAAAAATACTCAAGGTTCCAGAGTTTCAACGAAGCTATGCATGGTCTGAGGATGAAGTATCCCAGCTGTGGGATGACGTCGTTGAAGCAATAGAAAACAATAAAAACGAATACTTCATCGGTCCAATTGTTGTTAAAAACAACAAAGAATCGTTAGAGGTTATTGATGGCCAACAAAGATTAACTACCTCCCTTATTTTGATAAGTATTATTAGGAGAGTGTTTCGGTTTAGCGGTGATAATGAGAGGGCAGACTGGTTTAGGAATGAATTCTTTGGGAAGCAGGATGTTGTAACTTTAAAAACATCAGAGAAGTTTTTCATGAACGAGGAAAATAACGAAACATTTAGAAGTTTTGTTATAGCCGACTCAACCAAAGAAAATATAAAAAACGAACAAAAGAAGTATCTTAAAAAGAACTCAAATTATCTATTGCTTCAATCAATACTGACGCTTTGGGAGCTGGTAGAAAATCATATTGGTTCAAAAAATGAAAAGCTATTGGAACTCCATAATTTTCTTTATGAAAAGGTAAAGGTCCTTGTGTTGACAGTCCAGGATGAGGCTGATGCTTACGTCATTTTTGAAACATTAAATGATCGAGGGAAAACCCTTGATACGATGGACTTATTAAAAAATCACCTATTTTCAAAATCAAAGAGCTATCTGCCAGAAGTCAAAGAGAAATGGAGTATAGTAAAAGAAAAGCTTTTTGAAATAGACCCAAAGAATAGATTTTTGTCGCATTTCTGGTCTTCCAAATATGGCCGTAGCTCTAAAACAGGTTTGTTTAGAATTATAAGGGATCAAATAGATAGTTCAGCTAACGCTGTAAAATTTGCCACTGAGCTAGCTTCTTCCGCGAGAGTCTACGCTGCTCTTCAAAATCCAGAGAGTAGTTATTGGGATTCTCATGAGAAGAAAACTAAAAAGCATATCCTCGTGTTAAGGCTATTGGATTCACAGCAAAGTTTACCTGTGTTGATGGCGGCTTCGGGAAAATTTGATGCTAAGGAGTTTCAAAAGTTGGCGTGGATTATGGTCGTAATGGCCGTAAGGTATAATTTGATTTGCGAAGGGAGGACAGGAGTATCGTCAAACTATTACTCTGAAATACCAAGAAAAATAAATTCAGGAGATTACCAAAAGGCCTCGCACGTTTTTAAACATCTGAAATCAATTTACCCGAGCGATGACGAATTTAAAAATTCGTTCTTGTCAAAATCATTATCAGATACTAAACGAGCCAGATATTTACTTATAGAAATAGAAAATCACGCCAGTGGGGAAGAAAAAGTAGTCAATTCAGATCCAGAAAAGGTGAACTTAGAGCATGTCATGCCGAAAAAGATTAATCAAAATTGGAATGAGAGCTATACCGGTGTTAATAGTGATGAAAGAAGCTATTACGTAAACCTTCTGGGGAATATGGCTTTGGTTTCAAAAGAAAAGAACAAGCGAGTAGGAGCCAAAGGTTTCGAAGAAAAGAAATCAGAGCTTTTTTCAACTCAAGAAGAGTTTAAATTTACAAAAAGCATCGCAGATGTATGCGTATGGAATAAAGAAAGTATAGAAGATCGCCAGCTAAAATTAGCAGATGCTGCTGTTAATGTATGGAAAATAGAAATGGCTTAA
- the glgC gene encoding glucose-1-phosphate adenylyltransferase: MEGQNPRYISNLTRDTYALILAGGRGSRLHELTTWRAKPALYFGGKFRIIDFPLSNCINSGIRRVGVVTQYKSHSLIRHLVRGWGHFKKELGESVEILPASQRSSDNWYQGTADAVFQNIDIIRNELPKYVMVLSGDHIYRMDYGTLLARHAESGAKMTVCCMPVPIEEAAGQFGVMSVDESMRIIGFEEKPENPTPLPGNPDMCLASMGNYVFDTEFLFEQLKRDSEKSESDRDFGKDIIPDIIKDQLVYAYAFDEVDQREVYWRDVGTLDSFWNANMELVQPVPALNLYDKRWPIWTYQEQLPPAKFVWEEDNRRGAAINSVVSGGCIISGATVRKSVCFSNVRVHSYSVVDESVILPDVEIKRHCRIRRAIIDRGCIIPEGMVIGHSRQDDEARGFRVTEKGVTLVTREMLGLPVGY; encoded by the coding sequence ATGGAAGGACAGAACCCCCGTTATATTAGTAATTTAACTCGTGATACTTATGCTCTAATTTTAGCTGGCGGCCGCGGTTCTAGGTTGCATGAACTGACTACATGGCGAGCCAAACCTGCCTTGTATTTTGGTGGTAAATTTCGAATTATCGACTTCCCTCTTTCCAATTGTATTAATTCTGGCATACGCCGAGTTGGAGTGGTTACTCAGTATAAATCTCACTCATTAATACGCCACCTGGTTAGAGGTTGGGGACACTTTAAAAAAGAACTGGGTGAATCAGTAGAAATATTGCCAGCATCACAACGTTCTTCTGATAATTGGTACCAAGGAACTGCAGATGCGGTGTTCCAAAATATTGATATTATTCGTAACGAATTACCTAAATATGTAATGGTCTTATCAGGCGATCATATCTATCGCATGGATTATGGTACTTTGCTTGCTCGCCATGCAGAATCTGGTGCAAAAATGACAGTGTGTTGTATGCCAGTTCCTATAGAAGAAGCCGCAGGTCAGTTTGGTGTTATGTCAGTTGACGAATCAATGCGAATTATAGGTTTTGAAGAAAAGCCAGAAAACCCTACGCCTCTTCCAGGTAATCCGGATATGTGTTTAGCCTCTATGGGTAATTACGTATTTGACACCGAGTTTTTATTCGAGCAACTAAAACGTGATTCCGAAAAATCAGAGTCAGATCGTGACTTTGGTAAAGACATAATTCCAGATATCATTAAAGATCAACTGGTTTATGCGTATGCCTTTGATGAAGTCGACCAACGTGAAGTGTATTGGCGTGATGTGGGTACACTAGATTCATTTTGGAATGCTAATATGGAGTTGGTACAACCTGTACCAGCACTAAATTTGTATGATAAGCGCTGGCCGATATGGACTTATCAAGAGCAACTTCCTCCCGCTAAATTTGTTTGGGAAGAAGACAACCGCCGTGGTGCTGCAATCAACTCAGTGGTCTCTGGAGGGTGCATAATATCCGGTGCAACAGTCCGTAAGAGCGTCTGTTTCTCCAATGTTCGTGTTCACTCGTATAGTGTTGTTGATGAGTCGGTTATTTTGCCTGATGTGGAAATAAAACGTCATTGTAGAATACGCCGTGCAATCATTGACAGAGGTTGTATTATTCCTGAAGGAATGGTTATCGGACATAGCCGTCAGGATGACGAAGCACGAGGTTTCCGAGTCACCGAGAAAGGCGTGACCTTGGTTACCCGAGAAATGCTAGGCTTACCAGTCGGATATTAA
- a CDS encoding hydroxymethylglutaryl-CoA lyase — protein sequence MTSSYPTQVKIVEVGPRDGLQNEKQLIDLASKLQLIDDLALAGLKFIEAGSFVSPKWVPQMADSTQLFRELTRIPGITYSALTPNLQGYTNAKSVNVDEVAIFGAASETFSQKNINCSIAESIERFVPIVEQAKKDNMPVRGYVSCVLGCPYEGDIAPQKVAEVAQHLLAMGCYEVSLGDTIGVGTPIKTSKMLEAVQQVIPREKIAVHFHDTYGQALANILIALQQGISTIDSAVAGLGGCPYAKGASGNVATEDVVFMLNGMGIHTGIDIEKLVNAGNNIMQALGRSSTSKVANALLS from the coding sequence ATGACAAGCAGTTATCCAACACAGGTTAAAATCGTCGAAGTAGGTCCCAGAGATGGTCTACAAAATGAAAAACAACTGATTGATTTAGCCAGTAAACTGCAGCTAATTGATGATTTGGCCCTGGCTGGTTTAAAATTTATCGAAGCAGGTAGCTTTGTATCACCTAAGTGGGTGCCACAAATGGCTGATAGTACTCAATTATTTCGAGAGTTAACGCGAATACCGGGTATAACCTATTCAGCGCTCACTCCCAACTTACAAGGTTACACCAATGCCAAATCGGTAAATGTGGATGAGGTGGCTATATTTGGCGCGGCTTCTGAAACCTTTTCACAGAAAAACATAAATTGTTCAATTGCCGAAAGTATAGAGCGCTTTGTTCCCATTGTAGAGCAAGCTAAAAAAGACAACATGCCAGTTCGAGGTTATGTTTCTTGTGTGTTAGGTTGCCCCTATGAAGGCGATATCGCGCCGCAAAAAGTAGCAGAGGTTGCACAACATTTATTGGCTATGGGTTGTTATGAAGTGTCACTTGGCGACACTATTGGCGTGGGCACACCGATTAAAACCAGTAAGATGTTAGAAGCCGTTCAACAGGTTATTCCGAGGGAAAAAATTGCGGTGCATTTTCATGATACCTATGGTCAAGCTTTAGCCAATATTTTGATCGCGTTGCAACAAGGAATTAGTACCATCGATAGCGCGGTGGCAGGTTTAGGCGGTTGCCCTTATGCAAAAGGCGCTTCTGGCAACGTTGCAACTGAAGATGTGGTATTCATGCTAAATGGTATGGGTATACACACCGGTATTGATATTGAAAAACTAGTGAATGCGGGAAACAATATAATGCAAGCGCTCGGCCGGTCTTCCACCTCTAAGGTTGCAAACGCCCTGTTATCTTGA
- a CDS encoding SLATT domain-containing protein: protein MESMKNEKFTEGVPKYAQGTFDKQLNYNLWSTSRTRYIAARRLRSKDRRSSKAIAFLSAYLIIFTLFDFLFLSNTDGYNSGYILLLNVNFSLLILIFSQLESSASYGVRAVKFHSCGLEVAHLYKQLRRLKSRYENLDKDDAFYKELQEIDDKYDQVLKNHENHELLDFKLFKSNYPDYEDHSLSSSDIFWIKFHHYVKDVLVYHIVTYIPLFILAVVVFKFGGLV from the coding sequence ATGGAAAGTATGAAGAATGAAAAGTTCACTGAGGGCGTTCCAAAATACGCTCAAGGAACGTTTGATAAACAGTTAAATTACAATCTTTGGTCTACTTCCAGAACACGATATATTGCAGCACGCCGTTTGCGGTCAAAAGATCGTAGATCTTCAAAGGCTATCGCTTTTCTGTCTGCATACTTAATTATTTTCACATTGTTTGATTTTCTTTTTCTTAGCAATACTGACGGTTACAACAGTGGCTATATTCTTCTTCTCAATGTAAATTTTTCTTTGCTGATCTTAATTTTCAGCCAGCTTGAAAGCTCTGCATCATATGGTGTTAGAGCTGTTAAATTCCATTCCTGTGGATTAGAAGTTGCTCATTTGTACAAACAACTAAGAAGGCTTAAATCTCGATATGAAAACCTTGATAAAGATGATGCTTTCTACAAAGAACTACAGGAAATAGATGACAAATATGATCAAGTATTAAAAAATCATGAAAATCATGAGCTACTAGATTTCAAATTATTTAAATCGAACTACCCAGATTACGAAGACCATTCATTATCAAGTAGTGATATTTTTTGGATAAAGTTTCATCACTATGTCAAAGATGTTCTTGTGTATCATATCGTTACTTATATACCTTTGTTTATTCTTGCTGTGGTTGTTTTTAAATTCGGTGGTTTGGTATAA
- a CDS encoding glycine betaine ABC transporter substrate-binding protein: protein MKRKKNSSFLSKSAPYLLTIYCLAVLLFFLAELKLFGLDEYLRATNQVLILFALLIMPFVIINMPSFIQSLTLKVSDKEFHVQLNELESNFSQTIGRVQQQVSTSEQSFWPILAGEDVLASKRLEGPNPKIIIGAKNDLSQMFFTELLALAITHENSHIVCEIRYPNGDSMHNFAELKYRWLDVYMDYTGTCLQYFNIHHKTETGGIKSPDELTEELNQYGQGLGIQWLPNLGCSEDYCLVMTPEYAESEEIISISDLKTKGGKLTFSADPEFMNRKDCLLGLLDYGVKFKSVLPCSVTDRYSAKESGEAEVFVGYESDPQVSRGEVTMLKDTDQFFPRYLAQPLVSAAVLKKFPELEARLLILHDCMDTEQLNEIVAKIGNSNNDPVRAKEEAKKIFKQALKKHQQKNTMQV, encoded by the coding sequence ATGAAACGTAAAAAAAACAGTAGTTTTTTATCAAAATCGGCACCTTACTTACTGACAATATATTGTTTAGCGGTGCTATTATTCTTTCTTGCTGAGTTAAAGCTCTTTGGCCTTGACGAATATTTAAGGGCTACTAATCAGGTATTGATCTTATTTGCATTGTTGATCATGCCATTTGTGATTATCAATATGCCGAGTTTTATTCAGTCACTCACCTTGAAGGTTTCCGATAAAGAGTTTCATGTTCAGCTCAATGAATTGGAATCGAATTTTAGTCAAACCATTGGGCGGGTGCAGCAACAAGTCAGTACATCGGAGCAGTCATTCTGGCCAATACTGGCTGGAGAAGATGTATTGGCGTCAAAACGACTGGAAGGGCCTAATCCGAAAATCATCATTGGCGCTAAAAATGACCTCTCTCAGATGTTTTTTACAGAGCTTTTAGCGTTGGCTATAACCCATGAGAATTCACATATTGTCTGCGAAATACGTTATCCAAATGGTGATAGCATGCATAACTTCGCCGAACTTAAATACCGATGGCTGGATGTTTACATGGACTATACCGGTACCTGCCTGCAATATTTTAATATCCATCATAAAACCGAAACCGGCGGAATTAAATCACCAGATGAGCTCACTGAGGAGTTAAATCAATATGGACAAGGGTTAGGCATTCAATGGTTACCTAATTTAGGTTGCAGTGAAGATTATTGTTTAGTTATGACCCCTGAATACGCTGAATCTGAAGAAATAATCAGTATTAGCGATTTAAAAACCAAAGGCGGTAAACTGACGTTTAGTGCAGATCCTGAATTTATGAACAGAAAGGATTGCCTATTAGGCTTGTTAGACTACGGTGTGAAATTCAAATCTGTTTTACCTTGCAGTGTTACCGATCGTTATTCAGCCAAAGAAAGTGGTGAAGCTGAAGTGTTTGTAGGTTACGAATCTGACCCACAAGTATCAAGAGGCGAAGTGACTATGTTAAAAGATACTGATCAGTTTTTTCCTCGTTATTTAGCTCAACCGTTAGTGTCAGCTGCGGTTTTGAAAAAATTTCCGGAGCTTGAAGCACGGCTGCTAATATTGCATGACTGCATGGATACAGAACAATTAAATGAGATTGTTGCCAAAATAGGAAATTCGAATAATGATCCTGTGCGAGCTAAAGAGGAAGCGAAAAAAATATTTAAACAGGCACTGAAAAAGCACCAACAAAAAAACACAATGCAGGTTTAA
- a CDS encoding SRPBCC family protein, producing MAALKKIVFAILILLTLFIVFGYFLPSEYRVQRSITINASADNIYPQVADLKQWRNWGVWYQRDPDMQVEFSGDSASIGMQSSWQSVSEGDGIMTISALEPSQSVTYELYFSAFDMTSQGQLTFQESNGQTLVTWIGTGDVGLNPINRYFALAMDSLIGPDLQQGLENLKGIMED from the coding sequence ATGGCAGCCCTCAAAAAAATCGTATTCGCAATTTTAATACTACTTACTCTGTTTATTGTATTTGGGTACTTTCTGCCATCTGAGTATCGAGTTCAACGGAGTATTACAATTAACGCCTCGGCGGATAACATTTATCCGCAAGTGGCGGATCTTAAACAATGGCGCAATTGGGGTGTCTGGTATCAACGGGATCCCGATATGCAAGTAGAGTTTTCAGGCGATAGTGCATCCATAGGCATGCAATCTTCTTGGCAAAGTGTGTCAGAAGGCGATGGTATTATGACAATTTCTGCTTTAGAGCCAAGCCAAAGTGTCACCTATGAACTCTACTTTTCTGCCTTTGATATGACATCCCAAGGGCAATTAACCTTTCAAGAAAGCAATGGCCAAACATTAGTCACTTGGATTGGTACTGGTGATGTTGGGCTAAACCCTATTAACCGCTATTTTGCACTCGCCATGGACTCGTTAATTGGCCCAGACCTTCAACAAGGCTTGGAGAACTTAAAAGGTATTATGGAAGATTAG
- a CDS encoding nucleoside hydrolase has translation MPLQNQQNTPLEKQKVIFDHDGGVDDLLSLMLLLTMDHIDLLAVTVTPADCYLSDATLSTLKILSMFNRSDVPVGQGQLHGENAFPADWRAQPKICNVLPDMLAQSYDKKQISDLSAEELINKCLTEQQNVSVLMTGPCTNLVAAFEKQPELKSKIKDVIWMGGAVDVPGNVAMYNHDKSAEWNAYWDPVASQKLFASGLKIKLIGLDATNCLPVNIDFLGQLAEQKNYPISSLACQFWATTINTIPSYEFTYFMWDVLATSVLALQNGEIEFESVKLNVATSEPNAGQTYRDPEQGFDIDVAFNVDKDAVLNYILKQFRC, from the coding sequence ATGCCATTACAAAATCAACAAAATACCCCCTTAGAAAAACAAAAAGTCATATTCGATCACGATGGAGGAGTGGACGATTTATTATCGTTAATGCTGCTATTAACAATGGATCATATCGATTTGTTGGCGGTAACAGTGACCCCAGCAGATTGTTATTTATCTGATGCCACGCTATCAACGTTAAAAATCCTATCTATGTTTAATCGTTCTGATGTGCCTGTTGGTCAAGGGCAATTACACGGTGAAAATGCCTTTCCGGCGGACTGGCGCGCGCAACCCAAAATATGTAACGTGCTACCGGACATGTTGGCGCAATCTTATGACAAAAAGCAAATTTCGGATCTGAGCGCAGAAGAGTTGATCAACAAATGTTTAACTGAGCAGCAAAATGTAAGTGTATTAATGACAGGCCCGTGTACCAACTTAGTTGCTGCATTTGAAAAACAGCCTGAATTAAAGAGTAAGATTAAAGACGTTATCTGGATGGGGGGAGCGGTGGATGTACCTGGAAATGTAGCCATGTACAACCACGATAAAAGTGCCGAGTGGAATGCTTATTGGGATCCTGTCGCAAGTCAAAAGCTGTTCGCTTCAGGTTTAAAGATTAAACTCATCGGTTTGGATGCCACTAATTGTTTGCCCGTTAATATTGATTTTTTGGGGCAGTTAGCCGAACAAAAAAACTATCCTATATCGAGTTTAGCTTGTCAGTTTTGGGCAACCACTATCAATACCATTCCTAGTTATGAATTTACCTATTTTATGTGGGATGTATTAGCAACCAGTGTATTAGCCCTGCAAAACGGTGAAATAGAATTTGAATCTGTTAAATTAAATGTCGCTACAAGCGAACCTAATGCTGGGCAAACATATCGAGATCCAGAGCAGGGCTTTGATATCGACGTGGCATTCAATGTCGATAAGGATGCTGTTCTAAACTATATATTAAAACAATTTAGATGTTGA
- a CDS encoding alpha/beta hydrolase: MKTNSKIHFAHANGFPAGSYRVLLDSLSSQHQVIAIDKLAHNPNFPVDFGWQNQVAELVEFLHEKQAEPCYLVGHSFGAVVSFLTACQHPKLVKGLVLLDPPLITGLTSLLFKSVRRLGLADRLSPAKQAMNRCTTWSKDTDVESYFKGKALFKDMHPECIADYVSSAVKETPDAFKLDFDHRIEANIFRTIPLNMGRYKLPENLPAMIITGEKTKVCKERLIAPFIKKNKLEHLVVKEGGHMFPLEQPNLVAGLINQKIAQWESMTEVV, translated from the coding sequence ATGAAAACGAATTCTAAAATACATTTTGCCCATGCTAATGGCTTTCCCGCTGGAAGTTATCGTGTTTTGTTGGACTCTCTTAGTAGCCAACATCAGGTGATTGCGATAGATAAATTGGCCCATAATCCCAATTTTCCGGTTGATTTTGGTTGGCAAAACCAGGTCGCTGAGCTCGTCGAATTTTTGCATGAAAAGCAGGCTGAACCTTGTTATTTAGTTGGCCATTCGTTTGGTGCAGTAGTGTCATTTTTAACTGCTTGCCAGCATCCGAAACTGGTTAAAGGACTGGTGTTACTTGACCCTCCGCTAATTACTGGCTTGACTAGCCTATTATTTAAAAGTGTACGTAGATTGGGTCTTGCTGACAGATTATCACCAGCTAAACAAGCAATGAATAGATGTACTACCTGGTCTAAAGATACGGATGTTGAGAGTTACTTTAAAGGCAAAGCATTATTTAAAGATATGCATCCAGAATGCATTGCCGATTACGTGAGTTCTGCCGTTAAAGAAACGCCGGACGCGTTTAAATTGGATTTTGATCATCGTATTGAAGCGAATATTTTTAGAACAATTCCATTGAATATGGGTCGTTACAAATTACCTGAAAACTTGCCAGCAATGATTATTACCGGTGAAAAAACCAAAGTGTGTAAGGAGAGGTTAATTGCGCCCTTTATTAAAAAGAATAAACTTGAACACTTAGTAGTGAAAGAAGGGGGGCACATGTTTCCCCTTGAGCAACCAAACTTGGTTGCAGGGTTGATAAACCAAAAAATTGCTCAGTGGGAGTCGATGACAGAAGTAGTTTGA